The following proteins come from a genomic window of Pseudomonas sp. MAG733B:
- a CDS encoding uroporphyrinogen-III C-methyltransferase, whose product MSETALPKDDSRPVLDAPVDAPVNEMPPPPAAQPSRGNGLAIVALLLGAAGVAVGGWGVWQVRHLQATNQQQLSQVQALSDEAQNLKLNEQRLSARLEQLPGADVLEERSRLVIQLQGDQQRLNQRLETVLGASRKDWRLAEAEHLLRLASLRLSALQDISSAQALVQGADEILREQNDPGSFAAREQVAKTLVALRSTEQPDRTGLFLRLGALRDQVISLTELAPEYKDRGESLLGLTADGDGASRWAQWWDQISRYIRIDFNADKNVRPLLAGQSLSQVRLALSLALEQAQWAALNGQAAVYSQSLDEARDVLKGNFNPDNPQSKVMLEQVAELSAQPVTVVTPDLTGTLSAVQGYLERRNVNAEDSIKPLAKPATQEATP is encoded by the coding sequence GTGAGCGAAACAGCCTTGCCTAAAGATGACTCGCGGCCTGTGCTTGATGCACCGGTTGATGCTCCTGTTAATGAAATGCCGCCTCCCCCTGCTGCACAGCCGAGCCGAGGCAATGGGCTGGCAATCGTCGCGCTGCTGCTGGGCGCCGCCGGTGTGGCGGTGGGTGGTTGGGGCGTCTGGCAGGTGCGTCATCTGCAAGCGACCAACCAGCAGCAGCTGAGCCAGGTGCAGGCGTTGAGCGACGAGGCGCAAAACCTGAAGCTCAATGAACAGCGCCTGAGCGCGCGTCTTGAGCAACTGCCCGGCGCCGATGTGCTGGAAGAGCGCAGCCGTCTGGTGATCCAGTTGCAGGGTGATCAGCAGCGACTCAATCAACGTCTGGAAACCGTCCTCGGCGCCAGCCGCAAGGACTGGCGTCTGGCTGAAGCCGAGCATCTGTTGCGTCTGGCCAGCCTGCGGCTTTCGGCGTTGCAGGACATCAGCAGCGCCCAGGCCCTGGTGCAGGGCGCCGATGAAATTCTCCGCGAACAGAATGACCCCGGCTCTTTCGCCGCCCGCGAACAAGTGGCCAAGACCCTGGTGGCATTGCGCAGCACCGAGCAGCCGGATCGCACCGGTTTGTTCCTGCGACTGGGCGCGCTGCGCGATCAAGTCATCAGCCTCACCGAGCTGGCACCCGAGTACAAGGATCGCGGCGAATCGCTGCTGGGCCTGACCGCCGATGGCGATGGCGCCAGCCGCTGGGCGCAATGGTGGGATCAGATCTCGCGCTACATACGCATCGATTTCAACGCCGACAAAAATGTCCGCCCATTGTTGGCCGGGCAGAGTCTGAGCCAGGTGCGCCTGGCGCTGAGCCTGGCGCTGGAACAGGCGCAATGGGCCGCGCTCAACGGTCAGGCCGCGGTTTACAGCCAGTCGCTGGATGAGGCGCGAGATGTGCTCAAGGGCAATTTCAACCCGGACAACCCGCAGAGCAAAGTGATGCTTGAGCAGGTGGCCGAGTTGAGCGCGCAACCGGTCACTGTGGTTACCCCGGATCTGACCGGCACGCTGAGCGCGGTTCAGGGTTATCTGGAACGGCGTAACGTCAATGCCGAAGACTCGATCAAACCGCTGGCTAAACCTGCCACCCAGGAGGCCACGCCATGA
- a CDS encoding uroporphyrinogen-III synthase, with amino-acid sequence MTGWRLLLTRPADESAALSDLLAGQGIFSSTLPLLDIVPIPASDTMRDVIRALDRYCAAIVVSKPAARICVDLVERFGSPAPFVKWFSVGAATAQILEGHGLDVSFPEGGDDSEALLELAALREAITRPDPRVLILRGEGGRELLAERLRERGASVEYLELYRRELPQYPPAALPDLIEAEHLNALVVSSGQGFEHLHQLAGDAWPQLARLPLFVPSPRVAELAQAAGALTVVDCRGASAAALLTALREHPEPVL; translated from the coding sequence GTGACAGGCTGGCGCCTGCTGCTGACGCGTCCCGCGGATGAGTCGGCGGCGCTCAGCGATCTGTTGGCCGGGCAGGGGATTTTCAGCAGCACCCTGCCGCTTTTGGACATCGTGCCGATCCCTGCCTCTGACACAATGCGCGATGTGATCCGGGCGCTGGATCGCTACTGCGCAGCGATCGTGGTCAGCAAACCCGCCGCGCGAATCTGTGTCGATCTGGTCGAGCGGTTTGGCTCGCCAGCACCGTTTGTGAAGTGGTTCAGTGTCGGCGCGGCGACGGCGCAGATCCTTGAGGGTCACGGCCTGGACGTAAGCTTCCCCGAGGGCGGCGATGACAGTGAAGCCTTGCTTGAACTCGCAGCGTTGCGCGAGGCTATCACCCGGCCTGATCCGCGGGTGTTGATCCTGCGCGGTGAGGGCGGGCGCGAGCTGCTGGCCGAGCGCTTGCGCGAGCGAGGTGCTAGTGTCGAGTATCTGGAACTGTATCGTCGCGAGCTGCCGCAATACCCGCCGGCAGCGCTGCCGGACCTGATTGAAGCGGAACACCTGAACGCACTGGTGGTCAGCAGTGGACAGGGTTTTGAGCACCTGCATCAACTGGCTGGCGATGCCTGGCCGCAGTTGGCGCGGTTGCCGTTGTTTGTACCAAGCCCCAGGGTTGCCGAGCTGGCACAAGCTGCCGGTGCCCTGACAGTTGTGGATTGTCGTGGCGCGAGTGCCGCGGCTTTGCTGACGGCGTTACGGGAGCATCCCGAACCCGTTCTCTAA
- the hemC gene encoding hydroxymethylbilane synthase — MSSRQIRIATRKSALALWQAEYVKARLEEAHPGLLVTLVPMVSRGDKLLDSPLSKIGGKGLFVKELETALLENEADIAVHSMKDVPMDFPEGLGLYCICEREDPRDAFVSNTYASLDELPQGSIVGTSSLRRQAQLLTRRPDLEIRFLRGNVNTRLAKLDAGEYDAIILAAAGLIRLGFEDRITSAISVDDSLPAGGQGAVGIECRTADSEIHALLAPLHHQDTATRVTAERALNKHLNGGCQVPIACYAVLEGEQVWLRGLVGDPSGGLLLSAQARAPRGDAEALGVQVAEDLLSQGAADILKAVYGEAGHE; from the coding sequence ATGTCCTCTCGCCAAATCCGCATCGCCACCCGCAAAAGTGCTCTCGCCCTGTGGCAGGCCGAATACGTCAAAGCCCGTCTGGAGGAGGCCCACCCAGGTCTGCTCGTGACCTTGGTGCCCATGGTCAGTCGCGGTGACAAGCTGCTCGATTCACCGCTGTCGAAAATCGGCGGTAAGGGCCTGTTCGTCAAGGAACTGGAAACCGCGCTGCTGGAAAACGAAGCCGACATCGCCGTGCACTCCATGAAAGACGTGCCGATGGACTTCCCCGAAGGCCTCGGTCTGTACTGCATCTGCGAGCGCGAAGACCCGCGCGACGCATTTGTCTCCAATACCTACGCCAGCCTCGATGAGTTGCCGCAAGGCAGCATCGTCGGCACGTCGAGCCTGCGCCGTCAGGCCCAGTTGCTGACCCGTCGCCCGGACCTGGAAATCCGTTTCCTGCGCGGTAATGTGAACACGCGCCTGGCCAAGCTCGATGCCGGAGAATACGACGCCATTATTCTCGCCGCGGCCGGTTTGATCCGGCTGGGTTTTGAAGATCGCATCACCTCGGCCATCAGCGTCGACGACAGCCTGCCGGCCGGTGGCCAGGGCGCAGTGGGGATTGAATGTCGCACCGCCGACAGTGAAATTCACGCTTTGCTGGCGCCGTTGCATCACCAAGACACCGCCACTCGAGTGACCGCCGAACGTGCCCTCAACAAACATCTGAATGGCGGTTGCCAGGTGCCAATCGCCTGCTACGCCGTGCTTGAGGGCGAGCAGGTCTGGTTGCGTGGCCTGGTGGGCGATCCGAGCGGCGGCCTGCTGCTCAGTGCCCAGGCCCGCGCGCCGCGTGGCGATGCCGAAGCTTTGGGTGTGCAAGTGGCCGAAGACCTTTTGAGTCAGGGCGCCGCCGACATCCTCAAAGCGGTTTACGGCGAGGCAGGTCACGAGTGA
- a CDS encoding LytTR family DNA-binding domain-containing protein, producing the protein MNVLIVDDDPLARERLSRMVGELEGYSVLEPSATNGEEALALIDSHKPDIVLLDIRMPGLDGLQVAARLCERETPPAVVFCTGPDEFAVEALQASAVGYLVKPVRTEHLHDALKKAERPNRIQLSALTRPAAESGSGPRSHISARTRKGIELIPLDQVVYFIADHKYVTLRHEAGEVLLDEPLKALEDEFGDRFVRIHRNALVARERIERLQRTPLGHFQLFLKGLNGDALIVSRRHVAGVRKMMQQL; encoded by the coding sequence ATGAATGTCCTGATCGTTGATGACGACCCCCTTGCCCGCGAGCGCCTGAGCCGAATGGTTGGCGAACTCGAGGGATACAGTGTCCTGGAGCCCAGCGCCACGAACGGCGAAGAAGCGTTGGCACTGATCGACAGCCACAAGCCGGATATCGTGCTGCTCGATATCCGCATGCCAGGCCTCGATGGCCTGCAAGTGGCCGCGCGATTGTGCGAACGCGAAACCCCGCCCGCCGTGGTGTTTTGCACCGGGCCCGATGAATTTGCCGTGGAAGCCTTACAGGCCAGCGCCGTAGGCTATCTGGTGAAACCTGTGAGAACTGAACATTTACATGACGCGTTAAAAAAAGCTGAGCGCCCCAATCGTATTCAACTCTCGGCCCTGACCCGGCCGGCCGCCGAAAGTGGCAGTGGCCCACGCAGCCATATCAGCGCCCGCACCCGCAAAGGGATCGAGCTGATTCCGCTGGATCAAGTGGTCTACTTCATTGCCGACCACAAATACGTGACCTTGCGCCACGAAGCCGGCGAAGTGTTGCTCGATGAACCGCTCAAGGCCCTTGAAGACGAATTCGGTGACCGTTTCGTGCGCATCCACCGCAATGCACTGGTCGCTCGCGAGCGCATCGAACGTTTGCAACGAACGCCTCTGGGGCATTTTCAGCTGTTCCTCAAAGGCTTGAACGGCGATGCATTGATCGTCAGTCGGCGCCATGTGGCCGGCGTACGGAAGATGATGCAACAGCTTTAA
- the argH gene encoding argininosuccinate lyase — MSTDKTNQSWGGRFSEPVDAFVARFTASVTFDQRLYRHDIMGSIAHATMLAKVGVLTDAERDSITDGLKTIQGEIEAGQFDWRIDLEDVHMNIEARLTDRIGVTGKKLHTGRSRNDQVATDIRLWLRDEIDLILSEITRLQKGLLEQAEREAGSIMPGFTHLQTAQPVTFGHHMLAWFEMLSRDYERLVDCRKRTNRMPLGSAALAGTTYPIDREYTAQLLGFDAVGGNSLDNVSDRDFAIEFCSAASIAMMHLSRFSEELVLWTSAQFQFIDLPDRFCTGSSIMPQKKNPDVPELVRGKTGRVFGALMGLLTLMKGQPLAYNKDNQEDKEPLFDAADTLRDSLRAFADMIPAIKPKHAMMREAALRGFSTATDLADYLVRRGLPFRDCHEIVGHAVKYGVESGKDLAEMSLEELSKFSDQIDQDVFAVLTLEGSVNARDHIGGTAPAQVKAAVVRGQALLAGR; from the coding sequence ATGAGCACTGACAAGACCAATCAGTCCTGGGGCGGCCGCTTCAGTGAACCCGTCGACGCCTTCGTCGCCCGCTTCACCGCCTCCGTCACTTTCGACCAGCGCCTGTATCGCCACGACATCATGGGCTCGATCGCCCACGCCACCATGCTGGCCAAGGTCGGCGTGCTGACCGATGCCGAGCGCGACAGCATCACCGATGGCCTGAAGACCATCCAGGGTGAAATCGAGGCCGGCCAGTTCGACTGGCGCATCGATCTCGAAGACGTGCACATGAACATCGAGGCGCGCCTGACCGACCGTATCGGCGTGACCGGTAAAAAGCTGCACACCGGCCGTAGCCGTAACGACCAGGTCGCCACCGATATTCGCCTTTGGCTGCGTGACGAGATCGACCTGATCCTGAGCGAAATCACCCGCCTGCAAAAAGGCTTGCTGGAACAGGCCGAGCGCGAAGCGGGCAGCATCATGCCCGGCTTCACTCACCTGCAAACCGCGCAGCCAGTGACCTTCGGGCACCACATGCTGGCCTGGTTCGAGATGCTCAGCCGTGACTACGAGCGTCTGGTCGACTGCCGCAAGCGCACCAACCGCATGCCATTGGGCAGCGCTGCTCTGGCGGGCACGACTTACCCGATCGACCGCGAATACACCGCCCAACTGCTGGGCTTCGACGCCGTCGGCGGCAACTCGCTGGACAACGTGTCCGATCGTGACTTCGCTATCGAATTCTGCTCGGCTGCCAGCATCGCGATGATGCACCTGTCGCGTTTCTCCGAAGAGCTGGTGCTGTGGACCAGCGCGCAGTTCCAGTTCATCGATCTGCCAGACCGCTTCTGCACCGGCAGCTCGATCATGCCGCAAAAGAAAAACCCGGACGTGCCGGAGCTGGTGCGTGGCAAGACCGGCCGGGTATTCGGTGCGCTGATGGGCCTGCTGACCCTGATGAAGGGCCAGCCGCTGGCCTACAACAAGGACAATCAGGAAGACAAAGAACCGCTGTTCGACGCTGCCGACACCCTGCGCGATTCGCTGCGCGCCTTCGCCGACATGATCCCGGCGATCAAGCCCAAGCACGCGATGATGCGCGAAGCGGCTCTGCGCGGTTTCTCCACCGCCACCGATCTGGCTGACTACCTGGTGCGTCGTGGCCTGCCGTTCCGTGACTGCCACGAAATCGTTGGCCATGCCGTGAAATACGGCGTGGAAAGCGGCAAGGACCTGGCGGAAATGAGCCTGGAAGAACTGAGCAAGTTCAGCGACCAGATCGACCAGGACGTGTTCGCCGTGCTGACCCTGGAAGGCTCGGTCAATGCCCGCGACCACATCGGCGGCACTGCGCCGGCGCAGGTGAAGGCAGCCGTGGTGCGCGGTCAGGCGCTGCTCGCCGGCCGCTAA
- a CDS encoding glutathione S-transferase, with amino-acid sequence MLKLYGFSVSNYYNMVKLALLEKGLPFEEVPFYGGQTPEALAISPRGKVPVLGVERGFINETSVILEYIEQSQKGTPLLPVDPLARAQVLALAKEIELYIELPGRACYPEAFFGMTLPDAIKEKTKTELLLGIASLARHGKFSPYVAGESLSVADLYFLYSVPLACGVAKKLFDIDLLAELPAAKALLQRLEQNPNVQRIAADKEAAMPAFMAMVASKK; translated from the coding sequence ATGCTTAAGCTTTACGGATTTTCTGTCAGCAACTACTACAACATGGTGAAACTGGCGCTGCTCGAAAAGGGACTGCCATTCGAAGAGGTGCCGTTCTACGGCGGCCAAACGCCGGAAGCGCTGGCCATCAGCCCGCGCGGCAAGGTGCCGGTGCTGGGCGTTGAGCGGGGTTTCATCAATGAAACCAGTGTGATTCTCGAATACATCGAGCAAAGCCAGAAAGGTACGCCGCTGCTGCCGGTTGATCCTTTGGCGCGGGCACAAGTGCTGGCGCTGGCCAAGGAGATCGAGTTGTACATCGAGCTGCCGGGCCGGGCTTGCTACCCGGAAGCGTTTTTCGGCATGACGCTGCCTGACGCGATCAAGGAAAAGACCAAAACCGAATTGCTGCTGGGGATTGCGTCACTGGCCAGGCACGGCAAATTCAGCCCTTACGTGGCGGGCGAGAGCCTGAGCGTGGCGGATTTGTATTTCCTGTACAGCGTGCCGTTGGCTTGTGGGGTCGCCAAGAAGTTGTTCGACATCGATTTGCTCGCAGAACTACCGGCCGCCAAGGCGCTATTGCAGCGCTTAGAGCAGAATCCGAACGTACAGCGGATTGCGGCGGACAAGGAAGCGGCGATGCCGGCGTTCATGGCGATGGTCGCGTCCAAGAAGTAG
- a CDS encoding TIGR02647 family protein: MSLTPELVAELEVLALFNLDSSQEGLKIHQTAAPKHIAAAKRLHEKELIDQPDGGYLTSLGRDAAQNVQTVLTILSVQETA; encoded by the coding sequence ATGTCGCTTACCCCTGAGTTGGTTGCCGAACTGGAAGTCCTCGCACTCTTCAACCTGGACAGTTCCCAGGAAGGTTTGAAAATTCATCAGACCGCTGCCCCGAAACACATTGCCGCTGCCAAACGCCTGCATGAAAAAGAACTGATCGACCAGCCCGATGGCGGTTACCTGACCAGCCTGGGTCGCGATGCCGCGCAAAATGTGCAAACTGTCCTGACCATTCTGAGCGTCCAGGAAACAGCCTGA
- a CDS encoding class I adenylate cyclase gives MTRTHEIRPDLDEGIDRKVLSQLRARFLKLNEGRMARAMEGLSTRQQGVLSLLPLFFHVNHPLLPGYVSGSTPAGLSNYEPDANVLAEAQRLTRSFSYKPRHGSNPPRPIHGLFLMGSLGTLAQADQSDMDVWVCHGSDLSETELAELRKKCQLLEAWAASQGAEAHFFLIDPVRFVRGERDNQLSSEDCGTTQHYLLLDEFYRTAIWLAGRTPIWWLVPVYEEASYDRYTHTLLSKRFIRADETLDLGHLAFIPPGEFIGAGLWQLFKGIESPYKSVLKLLLTEVYASEHPRVQCLSLRFKQAVFANRLDLDELDPYVVVYRRIEEYLIGRNEPERLELVRRALYLKVNRKLTGNSGRTQGWQRALLERLAHEWQWDHRQLALLDSRSQWKVRQVSSERRALVNELNYSYRFLTQFARNEQTVSLINKRDLSVLGRRLYAAFERKADKVEFINPGIAPDLAEDTLTLVHSADKKEAGQSQWGLYNGSLTALEWEHFAPIKRSRQLLELLTWCHRNGVIDSSTRLALHPGSSDLSEFELFNLLGSLQQSIPLPLPTVAEEPLLRASVPSEVLILVNVGVDPLKHHRDLNILMTTERTDSLSYAGVRENLVLTLDQVTLNSWNEVLVNRYDGPHALLDCMRDYLNNLPDGPRQPRLRVRCFCHNRAQFIAQRVEDILDTAQNLLLSKLNHRYVIQVQQHYHVLELVPGKVEHVAAATLPALFDYLGEELPRYSPLHLDPMALEDHDLALLLPMGQPECIQVFYRINEDQADLYVLDEFNALWHQRLPWHDEQSLLVPLQRFLQSIQYRRDALQPMDAARPRSLDTLYYQLLPSGTGRARRVEARPAPQTPVNKPFYDVQAIVGKAAPGKVQVTLYCNQREFSELEHGDQLFSVVAREIVGQRRETERYRCYITDLDLSGLLGDGQGSSNLYLRYKADLERALNEALEQV, from the coding sequence ATGACCCGCACCCATGAAATCCGCCCCGATCTGGACGAAGGAATCGACCGCAAGGTTCTCAGTCAGCTGCGCGCGCGTTTCCTGAAGCTCAACGAGGGCCGCATGGCGCGTGCCATGGAAGGCTTGTCGACCCGTCAACAGGGAGTGTTGAGCCTTCTGCCGCTGTTTTTCCACGTCAATCATCCGCTGTTGCCGGGCTACGTCTCAGGCAGCACGCCCGCCGGGCTATCGAACTACGAGCCGGATGCCAACGTCCTCGCCGAAGCCCAGCGCCTGACTCGTTCGTTTTCCTACAAGCCACGTCACGGCAGCAATCCGCCACGACCGATTCACGGCCTGTTCCTGATGGGCAGCCTCGGCACCCTGGCCCAGGCTGACCAGAGCGATATGGACGTGTGGGTTTGTCACGGCTCAGACCTGAGCGAAACCGAACTGGCCGAGCTGCGCAAGAAATGTCAGTTGCTTGAAGCATGGGCCGCCAGCCAAGGCGCCGAGGCACACTTTTTCCTGATTGACCCGGTCCGCTTTGTGCGGGGCGAGCGCGATAACCAGTTGAGCTCGGAAGACTGCGGCACCACCCAGCACTATCTGTTGCTGGACGAGTTCTATCGCACCGCCATCTGGCTGGCCGGGCGCACCCCAATCTGGTGGCTGGTGCCGGTCTATGAAGAGGCAAGCTACGACCGCTATACCCACACGCTGCTATCCAAGCGCTTTATTCGCGCCGACGAAACACTCGACCTGGGGCATCTGGCCTTTATCCCGCCCGGCGAGTTCATTGGTGCCGGGCTCTGGCAGTTGTTCAAGGGCATCGAGTCACCCTACAAGTCTGTGCTCAAGCTGCTGTTGACCGAGGTTTACGCCAGCGAACATCCCAGGGTCCAGTGCCTGAGCCTGCGCTTCAAGCAGGCAGTGTTCGCCAACCGGCTCGACCTCGATGAACTGGACCCGTACGTCGTGGTGTACCGGCGCATCGAGGAATACCTGATTGGCCGCAACGAACCTGAGCGGTTGGAGTTGGTGCGGCGTGCGCTGTACCTGAAGGTCAATCGTAAGCTCACCGGCAACAGCGGTCGCACCCAGGGCTGGCAACGCGCGCTGCTCGAACGCCTGGCCCACGAATGGCAATGGGACCATCGCCAGTTGGCCCTGCTCGATAGTCGCAGCCAATGGAAAGTCCGCCAGGTCAGCTCCGAACGCCGAGCCTTGGTCAACGAGCTGAATTACAGCTACCGCTTCCTGACCCAGTTTGCCCGCAATGAACAAACCGTCAGCCTGATCAACAAGCGCGACCTCAGCGTGCTCGGTCGACGCCTGTATGCGGCCTTCGAACGCAAGGCGGACAAGGTCGAGTTCATCAACCCCGGCATCGCCCCGGACCTGGCCGAAGACACCCTGACGCTGGTGCACTCGGCCGACAAAAAAGAAGCGGGGCAAAGCCAATGGGGCCTGTACAACGGCAGCCTGACCGCGCTTGAGTGGGAGCACTTCGCGCCGATCAAGCGCAGCCGCCAATTGCTCGAACTGCTCACCTGGTGCCACCGCAACGGCGTGATCGACAGCAGCACCCGCCTGGCCTTGCACCCGGGCAGCAGCGACTTGAGCGAATTCGAGTTGTTCAACCTGCTCGGCAGCCTGCAACAGAGCATCCCCCTGCCTTTGCCGACCGTCGCCGAAGAACCGTTGCTGCGCGCCAGCGTGCCCAGCGAAGTGCTGATCCTGGTGAACGTCGGCGTCGACCCGCTCAAGCACCACCGCGACTTGAATATCCTGATGACCACCGAGCGCACCGACTCCCTGAGCTACGCCGGCGTTCGGGAAAACCTGGTGTTGACCCTGGATCAGGTCACGCTCAACAGCTGGAACGAAGTGCTGGTCAACCGCTACGACGGCCCTCACGCCCTGCTCGACTGCATGCGTGATTACCTCAACAACTTGCCGGACGGCCCGCGACAACCCCGGTTGCGCGTGCGCTGCTTCTGCCACAACCGTGCGCAATTCATTGCCCAGCGAGTCGAAGACATCCTCGACACGGCGCAGAACCTGCTGCTGAGCAAACTCAATCATCGCTACGTGATTCAGGTCCAGCAGCATTACCACGTGCTGGAATTGGTGCCCGGCAAGGTCGAACACGTCGCCGCCGCCACGCTGCCCGCGCTGTTCGATTACCTGGGTGAAGAATTGCCCCGTTACAGCCCGCTGCACCTGGACCCGATGGCGCTGGAAGATCACGACCTGGCGCTGCTCCTGCCCATGGGCCAGCCCGAGTGCATTCAGGTGTTCTACCGGATCAACGAAGATCAGGCCGACCTGTATGTACTCGATGAATTCAATGCCTTGTGGCACCAGCGTTTACCGTGGCATGACGAGCAAAGCCTGCTGGTGCCGCTGCAACGGTTCCTGCAATCGATTCAGTACCGACGCGACGCCTTGCAGCCCATGGACGCCGCCCGACCCCGCAGCCTGGACACCCTGTATTACCAGCTGCTGCCCTCAGGCACCGGCCGCGCGCGTCGGGTCGAAGCTCGTCCGGCACCGCAAACCCCGGTCAACAAACCGTTCTACGACGTACAGGCGATCGTCGGCAAAGCCGCACCGGGCAAGGTGCAGGTCACGCTGTATTGCAATCAGCGGGAGTTTTCAGAACTGGAGCATGGCGACCAGCTGTTCAGTGTGGTCGCCCGGGAAATCGTCGGGCAACGCCGCGAGACCGAACGCTACCGCTGCTACATCACCGACCTGGACCTGTCGGGTCTGCTCGGTGATGGTCAGGGTTCAAGCAATCTGTATCTGCGTTACAAGGCCGACCTGGAGCGCGCATTGAACGAGGCGCTCGAGCAGGTCTGA
- the rnk gene encoding nucleoside diphosphate kinase regulator translates to MTAPSITLTRLDVQRLERLIDSLDDTLPGVIALQTELDRADTLVGHDEVPADVVTMNSRVHCREESSGKDYHLTLVYPKDANADEGKISILAPVGSALLGLKVGQHIDWPAPGGKTLKLTLLEVESQPAQGGHFPE, encoded by the coding sequence ATGACCGCACCTTCCATCACCCTTACCCGTCTGGACGTTCAGCGTCTGGAGCGTCTGATCGACAGCCTGGATGACACGCTGCCGGGCGTTATCGCGCTGCAAACCGAACTGGATCGCGCCGATACACTGGTCGGTCACGATGAAGTGCCCGCCGATGTCGTGACCATGAATTCCCGCGTTCACTGCCGTGAAGAGAGCAGTGGCAAGGACTACCACTTGACGTTGGTGTACCCGAAGGATGCCAATGCCGACGAAGGCAAAATCTCGATTCTGGCACCGGTCGGCAGCGCGTTGCTGGGCTTGAAAGTCGGTCAACACATCGACTGGCCGGCACCGGGTGGCAAGACCTTGAAGCTGACCCTGCTGGAAGTCGAATCGCAGCCAGCCCAGGGCGGCCACTTCCCGGAATGA
- a CDS encoding DUF1289 domain-containing protein — translation MTQPAPVRPPKPLYSNVSPTVPSPCSGVCRLDEQKVCLGCFRHVEDIREWRSADDERRRVICAQAVQRKQGSGP, via the coding sequence GTGACCCAGCCCGCTCCCGTCCGTCCGCCCAAGCCGCTCTACAGCAATGTCAGCCCGACGGTGCCATCGCCGTGCAGTGGGGTCTGTCGGCTGGATGAGCAGAAAGTCTGCCTCGGATGTTTCCGCCATGTCGAAGACATCCGCGAATGGCGCTCGGCGGATGACGAGCGTCGGCGGGTGATTTGCGCGCAAGCTGTACAGCGAAAACAGGGCTCCGGGCCATGA
- the cyaY gene encoding iron donor protein CyaY has translation MSLSEARFHDLVDATQQTLEDIFDDSDLDIDLESSAGVLTVKFENGSQLIFSRQEPLRQLWLAAVSGGFHFDYDEESERWMCDKSEEQLGEMLERIVKQQAGADFDFEGL, from the coding sequence ATGAGTTTGTCCGAAGCGCGTTTCCACGATCTGGTCGATGCCACCCAGCAAACGCTGGAGGACATCTTTGACGACAGCGACCTGGATATCGATCTGGAGAGCTCGGCCGGTGTGCTCACCGTCAAGTTCGAGAACGGCAGCCAGTTGATCTTCAGCCGTCAGGAACCACTGCGCCAGCTGTGGCTGGCAGCGGTATCCGGCGGTTTCCACTTCGATTACGACGAAGAAAGCGAGCGCTGGATGTGCGACAAGAGCGAAGAGCAACTGGGCGAAATGCTTGAGCGCATCGTCAAGCAGCAGGCCGGTGCCGATTTCGATTTCGAAGGCCTGTAA
- a CDS encoding lipoprotein: MKRLISSLAALLAVACLVSACGQKGPLYLPDDDQDPAEQAQSSQKQPSKAHKHDVFQ; this comes from the coding sequence ATGAAGCGCCTGATCTCTTCCCTTGCTGCGCTCCTTGCGGTTGCCTGTCTTGTGTCGGCCTGCGGCCAAAAAGGCCCGCTGTACCTGCCCGATGACGACCAGGACCCTGCAGAGCAGGCCCAGTCTTCACAAAAGCAGCCATCAAAAGCACACAAGCACGACGTCTTCCAATAA